A region of Dioscorea cayenensis subsp. rotundata cultivar TDr96_F1 chromosome 5, TDr96_F1_v2_PseudoChromosome.rev07_lg8_w22 25.fasta, whole genome shotgun sequence DNA encodes the following proteins:
- the LOC120260849 gene encoding LOW QUALITY PROTEIN: receptor-like serine/threonine-protein kinase ALE2 (The sequence of the model RefSeq protein was modified relative to this genomic sequence to represent the inferred CDS: deleted 1 base in 1 codon) translates to MGRFLKFVVQWALCSAIVLLAVLGSKGSVVPLIRELSKPSHKLLFARRTTLSLSDNDGDMKLRPSQMLAPMGIDVPPLPAISSAPAPNSVRASSPTNLINSQNASAPSPVIHHTGFSAHAPSLSPPKFEDTPPPIHWPRPISPSVESQAPNIPVRSGHDISPSSAIPPSAPIREGMPKGGVHGEAPINHASVTSPRAPVSSPPEKVPSHPPNMQPISAAISPSTTKHAPHAIDSPAAPPSTNSSPTIHQKNHGAPLVAPSPVDDPDVKDHSPVLSPLPQAETPSNVIQTPSLPQSHPPQGPILHSPTPAPPVPIHPRNYSKRAGHHLQTPPSAPSNSHPKTPPEKIHHSPASAPTIPADGLSVPSPSPFSSSSSSSSHNSGPVISPAPLHPPDVFTNHRHKHYRPTPPAQVPNSPIQAPLSPGDSGEAPAPSPSSTVPSSQEGRPNHSPAPSPTNPFPKKPPQAPLSPGDGGEAPVPSPTSMVPSSQEGRLNHSPAPSPTNSIPKKPIAPQLPPLQALPPPPPNSDCSPLTCTDPLTNSLPGSPCTCVLPIKVGLRLSIGLYDFFPVVSKLAQEISSGISMKQSQVRIMGANADTEEPEKKTVVIIYLVPKGQTFDHTIAYQTYLRFWHKQVVLSSSDFGNYDVLYVEYPGLPPSPPMAPANINADGSLANTNNARAIKPLGVDIRKPKENISKSLIAIIVLSSVIALILCVGAAWFLLLKCRKHAQPTSQPPQPLLPSFAKSAGPGPVIYGSRPSSASGSFGSSVATYTGSAKTFSLIEIERATNKFDDSRIIGEGGFGRVYQGTFQDGTRVAVKVLKRDDQQGGREFLAEVEMLSRLHHRNLVKLIGICTEEHLRCLVYELIPNGSVESHLHGVDKESAPLDWNARMKIALGAARGLAYLHEDSSPRVIHRDFKSSNILLEHDFTPKVSDFGLARTALEEGNEHISTRVMGTFGYVAPEYAMTGHLLVKSDVYSYGVVLLELLTGRKPVDMSQPPGQENLVSWARPLLTSKEGLETIIDLSLGTDVPFDSVAKVAAIASMCVQPEVSHRPFMGEVVQALKLVCNEGDEYGASGSCSQEVLSAHETELRISAGLGLEAERVLSASDVFSTSARFTREGSGSFRRHSSSGPLRPGRGRQFWQRLRGLSKGSMSDHAVALRYVSGPEEGIGQWP, encoded by the exons ATGGGGAGGTTTCTGAAGTTTGTGGTTCAGTGGGCTCTTTGCTCTGCTATTGTTCTTCTGGCCGTTCTGGGATCTAAAG GATCGGTAGTGCCTCTAATAAGGGAGCTCTCTAAACCATCACACAAACTACTATTTGCTCGAAGGACAACACTATCTCTATCTGATAATGATGGGGACATGAAACTTCGGCCTTCGCAAATGCTTGCTCCTATGG GGATTGATGTACCTCCTTTGCCTGCAATCTCTTCCGCACCTGCACCTAATAGTGTCCGAGCTTCAAGTCCTACAAACCTTATAAACTCCCAAAATGCATCTGCACCTAGTCCTGTAATTCACCACACAG GATTTTCCGCACATGCTCCAAGCCTATCGCCACCAAAGTTTGAGGATACTCCCCCTCCTATTCATTGGCCAAGACCAATATCTCCATCAGTAGAAAGCCAAGCACCTAATATTCCTGTGAGATCAG GCCATGATATTTCACCTTCCTCTGCAATCCCACCTTCGGCTCCCATTAGAGAAGGGATGCCCAAGGGTGGAGTTCATGGAGAAGCACCTATTAATCATGCTTCAGTCACCTCGCCCCGTGCTCCAG TTTCATCACCTCCGGAAAAGGTTCCCAGTCATCCACCCAATATGCAGCCAATTAGTGCAGCGATATCTCCATCCACAACCAAGCATGCTCCTCATGCAATAGATA GTCCAGCAGCTCCTCCATCAACGAACTCTTCCCCTACTATCCACCAGAAAAACCATGGTGCACCGCTTGTGGCACCTTCCCCTGTAGATGATCCTGATGTAAAAG ATCACTCTCCTGTTTTAAGCCCACTACCTCAAGCTGAGACACCTTCAAATGTTATACAAACCCCTTCATTGCCGCAGTCCCATCCTCCACAAGGACCAATACTTCACAGTCCTACACCTGCACCTCCAGTTCCAATTCATCCAAGAAATTATAGCAAGAGAGCTGGTCACCATTTGCAAACACCTCCTAGTGCTCCTTCGAATTCACATCCTAAAACGCCTCCAGAAAAGATTCATCACAGCCCTGCATCTGCCCCTACAATTCCTGCAGATGGACTTTCTgttccatctccatctcctttttcatcgtcatcatcgtcatcatcacaCAATTCAG GTCCTGTTATCTCCCCAGCTCCATTGCATCCTCCAGATGTGTTCACAAACCATAGGCACAAGCATTATCGGCCAACCCCTCCAGCTCAAG TTCCAAATTCCCCTATACAAGCACCACTTTCACCGGGAGACAGTGGAGAAGCCCCTGCACCTTCACCAAGTTCAACAGTACCATCTAGTCAGGAAGGAA GGCCGAACCATTCCCCTGCACCTTCCCCTACTAACCCTTTTCCCAAGAAGCCCCCACAAGCACCACTTTCACCGGGAGACGGTGGAGAAGCCCCTGTACCTTCACCAACTTCAATGGTACCATCTAGTCAAGAAGGAA GGCTGAATCATTCCCCTGCACCATCCCCTACTAACTCTATTCCCAAGAAGCCAATTGCACCACAGTTGCCGCCTTTACAAGCATTGCCTCCTCCACCCCCCAATTCAG ATTGCTCCCCTTTGACATGCACAGACCCATTAACAAATAGCTTGCCCGGTTCACCATGTACATGTGTCTTGCCGATTAAAGTTGGGCTTCGCCTAAGCATTGGGTTGTATGATTTCTTTCCTGTGGTATCCAAGCTTGCCCAAGAAATTTCATCGGGAATTTCCATGAAGCAAAGTCAGGTTCGTATCATGGGAGCAAATGCTGATACAGAGGAGCCTGAGAAGAAGACTGTTGTTATCATTTATCTGGTGCCAAAAGGACAGACTTTTGACCACACAATAGCGTATCAGACGTATCTGCGGTTCTGGCATAAGCAAGTTGTCCTCAGTTCCTCTGATTTTGGAAACTATGATGTATTGTACGTTGAATACCCGG GCCTTCCTCCATCACCACCTATGGCACCTGCAAATATCAATGCTGATGGCTCATTAGCTAACACCAACAATGCACGAGCGATAAAACCTCTCGGGGTTGATATAAGAAAACCAAAGGAGAATATCAGTAAAAGCTTGATTGCTATTATAGTACTCTCATCTGTTATAGCGCTGATTCTTTGTGTTGGAGCGGCATGGTTTTTATTGCTAAAATGTAGAAAGCATGCTCAACCGACATCACAACCTCCACAACCTTTGCTTCCTTCCTTTGCAAAGTCTGCAG GGCCTGGGCCTGTAATATATGGAAGTCGGCCTAGCTCAGCGTCAGGGTCCTTTGGTTCCAGTGTTGCAACATACACAGGATCGGCG AAAACCTTTAGTCTAATTgagatagaaagagctactaacAAGTTTGATGATTCGAGAATAATTGGCGAAGGTGGTTTTGGGCGTGTCTATCAAGGTACTTTTCAAGATGGTACTCGGGTGGCTGTAAAGGTTTTGAAGAGGGATGATCAGCAAGGCGGGCGAGAATTTTTGGCCGAGGTTGAGATGCTTAGCCGTTTGCATCATCGGAACTTGGTCAAGTTGATTGGTATATGCACCGAAGAGCATCTCCGTTGTCTAGTCTATGAACTCATTCCTAATGGCAGTGTCGAATCACATTTGCATG GAGTGGACAAGGAATCTGCGCCACTTGATTGGAATGCTCGAATGAAGATAGCACTCGGTGCTGCTCGTGGTCTAGCCTATCTGCATGAAGATTCAAGCCCTCGTGTCATTCATCGGGATTTTAAATCAAGCAACATATTATTGGAGCATGATTTTACTCCAAAGGTTTCAGATTTTGGCCTTGCCCGGACGGCATTGGAAGAGGGTAATGAGCACATTTCAACCCGTGTCATGGGAACTTTTGG TTATGTAGCTCCTGAATACGCGATGACGGGGCATCTTCTTGTCAAGAGTGATGTTTACAGCTACGGGGTTGTCCTTCTTGAGCTTCTAACAGGAAGGAAACCGGTAGATATGTCACAACCTCCCGGGCAAGAAAATTTAGTCTCATGGGCTCGTCCGCTCCTCACAAGCAAGGAAGGTTTGGAGACGATCATAGACCTGTCCTTAGGCACAGATGTACCCTTCGACAGTGTGGCAAAAGTAGCGGCAATCGCTTCAATGTGTGTTCAACCTGAGGTTTCTCATCGTCCGTTTATGGGTGAGGTAGTGCAAGCTCTAAAACTAGTGTGTAATGAGGGAGATGAATACGGAGCATCAGGAAGTTGCAGCCAGGAGGTTTTATCAGCTCATGAAACTGAACTTAGGATAAGTGCAGGATTGGGTCTGGAAGCCGAAAGAGTGTTATCAGCATCTGATGTCTTCAGTACATCGGCGAGGTTTACCAGAGAGGGTTCGGGTTCCTTTCGCCGGCATTCAAGCTCAGGTCCGCTGAGGCCTGGTAGAGGCAGGCAGTTTTGGCAGAGGTTGAGAGGTTTATCGAAAGGTAGCATGAGTGACCATGCAGTTGCACTCCGATACGTATCGGGACCAGAGGAGGGTATTGGACAGTGGCCTTGA
- the LOC120262318 gene encoding zinc finger protein GAI-ASSOCIATED FACTOR 1-like, whose translation MYSTLITSPTTDHQPTSSIPCKKRRNLPGTPDPEAEVIALSPKTLMATNRFVCEICNKGFQRDQNLQLHRRGHNLPWKLKQRSSKEMKKKVYICPEITCVHHDPSRALGDLTGIKKHFSRKHGEKKWKCDKCSKKYAVHSDWKAHSKICGTREYKCDCGTIFSRRDSFITHRAFCDALQEESNEKFSKELQDISPTWLPLPQAQSACMSATALLQKAAQMGAIMSTNSNNTPPFQEQMASHTFTQASSFHGSSPFEEPFGGIYGFWERREKD comes from the exons ATGTACTCCACTCTCATCACTTCTCCTACAACTGATCATCAACCTACCTCCTCAATCCCTTGCAAGAAGAGAAGAAACCTCCCAGGAACTCCAG ACCCAGAAGCAGAAGTGATAGCACTGTCACCCAAAACACTAATGGCAACAAACAGGTTTGTTTGTGAGATATGCAACAAGGGCTTTCAAAGAGACCAGAACTTGCAACTTCACCGGAGGGGACACAACCTTCCATGGAAGCTTAAGCAAAGAAGCagcaaagaaatgaagaaaaaagtaTACATCTGCCCGGAAATCACTTGTGTGCACCATGACCCTTCCAGAGCTCTCGGCGATCTCACCGGAATCAAAAAACACTTCAGTAGGAAACACGGAGAGAAGAAGTGGAAGTGCGACAAGTGCTCCAAGAAATATGCTGTTCATTCCGATTGGAAAGCTCACTCCAAGATTTGCGGCACTAGAGAGTACAAGTGCGATTGTGGCACCATTTTCTCACG AAGGGATAGCTTTATCACCCATAGAGCATTTTGTGATGCATTGCAAGAAGAGAGTAATGAGAAGTTCTCTAAAGAACTACAAGATATATCACCAACATGGTTACCTTTGCCACAAGCACAATCAGCATGCATGTCTGCCACTGCATTGCTTCAGAAAGCTGCACAAATGGGTGCAATAATGAGTACTAATAGTAATAATACTCCTCCTTTTCAAGAACAAATGGCAAGTCACACATTCACTCAAGCTTCAAGCTTTCATGGTTCTTCTCCATTTGAGGAGCCATTTGGAGGGATTTATGGGTTCTgggaaagaagagagaaggaTTGA
- the LOC120261731 gene encoding glutaredoxin-C7-like yields MQGVRVRPLMNGGEGAKRGLTIDGGEAPEKRIERLIRENPVVIFSRRACCMCHVMRRLLATVGVHPTVIELEDAEAAAIVPPGSPAVFIGGDPVGGLEGLMALHLSGRLVPRLHEVGALAG; encoded by the coding sequence aTGCAGGGCGTTAGGGTTCGGCCGCTGATGAACGGCGGCGAGGGAGCGAAACGAGGGCTGACGATCGACGGCGGGGAGGCGCCGGAGAAGCGGATCGAAAGGCTGATACGGGAGAACCCTGTCGTGATCTTCAGCCGCCGTGCTTGCTGTATGTGCCACGTCATGCGCCGTCTCCTCGCCACCGTCGGCGTCCACCCCACCGTCATCGAGCTTGAGGACGCCGAGGCTGCCGCCATCGTCCCCCCCGGTTCTCCCGCCGTCTTCATCGGCGGAGACCCCGTCGGCGGCCTTGAAGGCCTTATGGCCCTCCATCTCAGCGGCCGCCTCGTTCCGCGCCTCCATGAGGTCGGTGCCCTCGCCGGGTAA